In a single window of the Flavobacterium ammoniigenes genome:
- a CDS encoding SRPBCC family protein: MKVYSLKTEQFVNANIEECWSFFSNPKNLQKITPSDMGFEITDFDEKNMYAGQIIQYKVSPLFGIKLGWMTVITVVKDQSYFVDEQRFGPYTLWHHKHFFEVKDNGVLMTDLIHYALPLGFIGRIMNSLVVKNKLKTIFEYRKVKVDELFNA, from the coding sequence ATGAAAGTATATTCATTAAAGACCGAACAGTTTGTCAATGCTAATATTGAAGAATGCTGGTCTTTCTTTTCAAATCCAAAGAATTTACAAAAAATCACACCGAGCGATATGGGATTCGAAATCACTGATTTTGATGAAAAAAACATGTATGCGGGACAAATTATTCAATACAAAGTTTCCCCTCTTTTTGGAATCAAATTAGGTTGGATGACTGTAATTACGGTTGTTAAAGACCAAAGCTATTTTGTAGACGAACAACGTTTTGGACCTTATACTCTTTGGCATCACAAACACTTTTTTGAAGTAAAAGACAATGGTGTTCTTATGACTGATTTGATACATTATGCGTTGCCTTTGGGCTTCATAGGTCGTATTATGAATAGTTTGGTGGTTAAAAATAAATTGAAAACCATTTTTGAATATCGAAAAGTAAAGGTGGACGAATTATTTAACGCTTAA
- a CDS encoding phytoene/squalene synthase family protein produces MKQLFDDVSFKCSKLVTKNYSTSFSLAVYMLSPSIREAIYSVYGFVRFADEIVDSFHGYEKETLIHDFETEYYKAYHSGISLNPILNSFQITVKRYNISDDLIQAFLKSMKLDLVKTEYHSKEEYEEYIYGSADVVGLMCLKVFVDGDIEKYNLLKDEAMRLGSAFQKVNFLRDLKDDNLVLNRTYFPGVDLNSFDENAKQAIINEIEEDFKVAFQGITKLPMEAKFGVYTAYVYYKKLLNKLEKTPSHKIGTARIRVSNYTKAGLLAQSFVTYKLKLV; encoded by the coding sequence ATGAAGCAGTTATTTGACGACGTATCTTTTAAATGCAGTAAGCTAGTAACCAAAAACTATAGTACTTCATTTTCATTAGCAGTCTACATGCTTTCACCAAGCATCAGAGAGGCTATTTATAGCGTATATGGATTTGTTCGTTTTGCGGATGAAATTGTGGATTCTTTTCATGGTTACGAAAAAGAAACCTTGATTCATGATTTTGAAACTGAATATTATAAAGCCTATCATTCTGGAATTAGCTTGAATCCTATTTTGAATTCGTTTCAAATTACGGTGAAACGCTATAACATCTCAGATGATTTGATTCAGGCTTTTTTGAAAAGTATGAAATTGGATTTGGTGAAAACCGAATACCACAGCAAAGAAGAGTACGAAGAATACATTTATGGTTCTGCTGATGTTGTTGGTCTAATGTGTTTGAAAGTGTTTGTGGATGGCGATATAGAGAAATACAATTTGTTGAAGGACGAAGCAATGCGATTGGGATCGGCTTTTCAAAAAGTCAACTTTTTACGTGATTTGAAAGACGATAACTTGGTTTTAAATCGTACCTATTTCCCAGGAGTTGATTTGAATTCGTTTGATGAAAATGCCAAACAAGCAATTATTAACGAGATAGAGGAAGATTTTAAAGTGGCTTTTCAAGGAATTACCAAATTACCAATGGAAGCCAAATTTGGAGTTTATACAGCTTATGTATACTACAAGAAATTGTTGAATAAATTAGAAAAAACTCCAAGTCATAAAATTGGCACTGCCCGAATCCGAGTTTCTAATTATACTAAAGCAGGACTACTTGCTCAATCTTTTGTTACGTACAAATTAAAATTAGTTTAA
- the folE gene encoding GTP cyclohydrolase I FolE codes for MKNYEKIEQYNTKATDILSNNYKTIIENLGEDVTREGLEKTPERVAKAMQYLTHGYGLDPLQILKSALFTEDHQQMIVVKDIEVYSMCEHHMLPFFGKAHVAYIPNGKIVGLSKIPRIVDAFARRMQVQERLTDQIKDCIQAALEPLGVAVVIEAQHMCMQMRGIQKQNSVTTTSSFTGAFEKDKTRKEFISLISNKLS; via the coding sequence ATGAAAAACTACGAAAAGATTGAACAATATAATACCAAAGCAACAGATATATTATCTAATAATTACAAAACCATCATTGAAAATTTAGGCGAAGATGTTACCCGTGAAGGATTAGAAAAAACGCCAGAAAGAGTGGCTAAAGCCATGCAGTATCTTACACACGGTTACGGATTAGATCCGTTACAAATATTAAAATCTGCATTATTTACAGAAGATCATCAACAAATGATTGTAGTAAAAGACATAGAAGTATATTCGATGTGTGAGCATCATATGTTGCCGTTTTTTGGCAAAGCGCATGTAGCTTATATTCCGAATGGAAAAATTGTTGGATTAAGTAAAATCCCAAGAATAGTTGATGCTTTTGCACGTAGAATGCAAGTGCAAGAACGTTTGACAGACCAAATTAAAGATTGTATCCAAGCTGCTCTAGAACCTTTAGGTGTAGCAGTTGTAATAGAAGCCCAACATATGTGCATGCAAATGCGTGGGATTCAAAAACAAAATTCAGTTACGACAACTTCGTCGTTTACGGGCGCTTTTGAAAAAGACAAAACGCGTAAAGAGTTTATTAGTTTAATTTCAAATAAATTGAGCTAA
- a CDS encoding cryptochrome/photolyase family protein — translation MAKEAVSFFWFRRDLRLEDNLGLFQALQSQHPVIPLFIFDETILEPLPNNDPRVGFIHESLAAINTKLLEFGTSLLVKKGKPSEVWESLLNDYNIQEVYWNKDYEPNAIQRDLVVDNLLVSKGVTVLAFKDQVIFEEAEIVKADGLPYTVYTPFKNKWLEKYNSIAPVQEWDATPYFSNFFKSTFEFPSLGQIGFILSSIKVKPHNLKLVANYHETRDFPALDSTSYLSPHLRFGTVSIRKLVNWAVRKNPVFLSELIWREFFMQILFHFPKVKNRNFKSAYDGIEWRNDEADFKRWCEGKTGYPMVDAGMRQLNETGYMHNRVRMVVASFLCKHLLIEWQWGEAYFAEKLLDYEMAANVGNWQWAAGTGCDAAPYFRVFNPEIQQKKFDEKGIYIRQWIAEFDLGYGQPMVEHAMARDRAIATYKAGIVK, via the coding sequence ATGGCAAAAGAAGCAGTTTCTTTTTTCTGGTTTCGACGCGATTTACGTTTGGAAGATAATCTTGGTTTGTTTCAAGCATTGCAATCTCAACATCCAGTAATTCCTCTTTTTATTTTTGATGAAACTATTTTGGAACCTTTACCAAACAACGATCCAAGAGTGGGATTTATTCATGAATCTTTGGCAGCTATCAATACTAAACTCCTTGAATTTGGCACTTCACTTTTGGTAAAAAAAGGAAAACCATCAGAAGTTTGGGAGTCATTACTAAACGATTATAATATTCAAGAAGTATATTGGAATAAAGATTACGAACCCAATGCCATTCAGCGAGATCTTGTTGTTGACAATTTATTGGTATCTAAAGGAGTTACCGTTTTAGCGTTTAAAGACCAAGTGATCTTTGAAGAAGCCGAGATTGTAAAAGCCGATGGTTTACCTTATACCGTCTATACTCCTTTTAAAAATAAATGGTTGGAAAAATACAATTCAATTGCTCCGGTTCAAGAATGGGACGCAACTCCTTATTTTTCTAATTTTTTCAAATCTACGTTTGAGTTTCCAAGTTTGGGACAAATTGGTTTTATACTAAGTTCAATTAAAGTAAAGCCACATAATCTAAAATTAGTCGCTAATTACCACGAAACGCGTGACTTCCCGGCATTGGACAGCACGTCGTATTTGTCTCCGCATTTGCGTTTTGGTACGGTTAGTATTCGCAAATTAGTGAATTGGGCCGTTCGGAAAAATCCAGTTTTCTTGAGCGAATTAATTTGGAGAGAGTTTTTTATGCAAATTTTGTTTCACTTTCCAAAAGTGAAAAATAGGAATTTCAAGTCGGCATACGATGGTATCGAATGGCGCAATGACGAAGCCGATTTTAAACGTTGGTGCGAAGGAAAAACAGGGTATCCAATGGTAGATGCAGGAATGCGTCAATTGAATGAAACGGGCTATATGCACAACAGAGTTCGTATGGTGGTTGCTAGTTTTTTATGCAAACATTTACTTATTGAATGGCAATGGGGCGAAGCCTATTTTGCTGAAAAATTATTGGATTACGAAATGGCGGCTAATGTTGGCAATTGGCAATGGGCTGCTGGTACAGGTTGTGATGCGGCACCTTATTTTAGAGTTTTCAATCCGGAGATTCAACAGAAAAAATTTGACGAAAAAGGAATTTATATCCGTCAATGGATAGCTGAATTTGACTTAGGATACGGCCAACCAATGGTCGAGCATGCAATGGCTAGAGATCGTGCAATTGCTACTTACAAAGCAGGTATTGTAAAATAA
- a CDS encoding sterol desaturase family protein → MNEIQFFLIFLVTFLIMECVTWCTHKFVMHGFMWYFHADHHQPKYAGIFERNDVFFVIFAIPSITLFYFGVEGGLNYKFFIGLGIMFYGMCYFLIHDVLIHQRFKWFKNTNNKYLIGLRKAHKVHHKHLGKEHGECFGMLFVPFKYYKI, encoded by the coding sequence ATGAATGAAATCCAGTTTTTTCTGATTTTCTTAGTTACTTTTTTGATTATGGAATGTGTAACTTGGTGCACCCACAAGTTTGTGATGCACGGTTTTATGTGGTATTTTCACGCTGACCATCACCAACCTAAATATGCGGGCATCTTTGAACGCAATGATGTGTTCTTTGTCATTTTTGCTATTCCAAGCATTACACTTTTCTATTTTGGTGTTGAGGGCGGATTGAATTATAAATTCTTCATCGGCTTAGGAATTATGTTTTACGGCATGTGTTACTTTTTGATACACGATGTATTAATTCACCAACGATTCAAATGGTTTAAAAATACCAATAATAAGTATTTAATTGGCTTGCGTAAAGCGCACAAAGTACACCACAAGCATTTAGGAAAAGAACACGGAGAATGTTTTGGGATGTTATTTGTTCCATTCAAATACTATAAAATATAA
- a CDS encoding MerR family transcriptional regulator, producing the protein MNNVKNVFSIKDLENLSGIKAHTIRIWEKRYNILEPMRTDTNIRLYDLASLQKLLNITLLHDYGYKISKIATYPPDTIPTLVREIVTNKTAKSHALSEFKMAMMNFDQELFFNTYNWLMAEKSFQEIFYEVFLPLMQELGMLWQTDTISPAHEHFITFLIKQKLLIQTEQLQVLKPRKTDKVFVLSLPMNEIHELGLMYLNYEILSKGYKTIYLGESMPIENLKDLKKHFDSIVFVSYLTVQPDKDSVNDYVSRMKQELEDETTQLWYIGRMVEHIDLSTLSNNMLVFNSIDSLVGVIK; encoded by the coding sequence ATGAACAACGTTAAGAACGTATTCAGTATCAAAGACCTTGAAAATTTATCAGGTATTAAAGCACATACGATTCGTATTTGGGAAAAGAGATACAATATCTTGGAACCCATGCGCACGGATACCAACATTAGGTTGTATGATCTAGCCAGTTTGCAAAAGTTGCTCAACATCACTTTGCTTCACGATTACGGCTACAAAATATCTAAGATTGCCACCTATCCACCAGATACAATACCCACTTTAGTTCGTGAGATTGTGACCAATAAAACAGCCAAAAGTCACGCTTTGAGCGAATTTAAAATGGCCATGATGAATTTTGATCAAGAGTTGTTTTTTAACACATACAATTGGTTGATGGCTGAAAAATCGTTTCAGGAAATCTTTTACGAAGTGTTTTTGCCTTTAATGCAAGAATTAGGAATGTTGTGGCAAACAGATACCATTTCGCCAGCACACGAGCATTTCATTACCTTTTTGATCAAACAAAAATTATTGATTCAAACCGAACAACTTCAGGTATTAAAGCCAAGAAAAACCGATAAGGTTTTTGTTTTGTCTTTGCCAATGAATGAAATTCACGAATTGGGATTGATGTATTTGAATTATGAAATTCTTTCTAAAGGTTATAAAACGATTTATCTTGGCGAAAGCATGCCGATTGAAAATTTGAAAGATTTAAAGAAACATTTCGACTCCATTGTTTTTGTTTCGTACCTTACAGTACAACCCGATAAAGATTCAGTTAATGATTATGTCAGCAGAATGAAACAAGAACTAGAAGACGAGACTACCCAATTATGGTATATAGGACGAATGGTTGAACATATAGACCTTAGTACTCTGTCAAATAATATGCTGGTTTTCAATTCTATAGATTCTTTGGTAGGAGTTATTAAATAA
- a CDS encoding TIGR03643 family protein, translating to MKKELTDIEKDRIIEMAWEDRTTFDAILLQFGLKEQEVIDLMRAEMKPSSFRMWRARVQGRKTKHEKLRDFREGRFKCSRQRQINNNKIAKR from the coding sequence ATGAAGAAAGAATTAACCGATATCGAAAAAGACCGCATTATCGAAATGGCTTGGGAAGACCGAACCACCTTTGATGCTATTTTGCTGCAATTTGGGTTAAAAGAACAAGAAGTGATTGACCTCATGCGTGCCGAAATGAAACCTTCTAGTTTTAGAATGTGGCGTGCTAGAGTGCAAGGAAGAAAAACAAAGCACGAAAAATTACGTGATTTTAGAGAAGGGCGTTTTAAGTGTAGTCGCCAAAGACAAATCAATAATAACAAAATAGCGAAACGCTAA
- the carB gene encoding carbamoyl-phosphate synthase large subunit codes for MPKDTSIKSVLIIGSGPIVIGQACEFDYAGSQSARSIREEGIEVILINSNPATIMTDPSMADHVYLKPLTTKSIIEILKAHPQIDAVLPTMGGQTALNLCLEAEEKGIWEDFGVRLIGVDVNAINITEDREQFKQLLEKIGIPAAPAKTATSFLQGKEIAQEFGFPLVIRPSFTLGGTGAAFVHSKEEFDEKLTYGLEMSPIHEVLIDKALLGWKEYELELLRDKNDNVVIICSIENMDPMGIHTGDSITVAPAMTLSDTTFQKMRDMAILMMRSIGNFAGGCNVQFAVSPDEKEDIVAIEINPRVSRSSALASKATGYPIAKIASKLALGYNLDELQNQITKSTSALFEPTLDYVIVKIPRWNFDKFEGADKTLGLQMKSVGEVMGIGRSFQEALHKATQSLEIKRNGLGADGKGYTNYEQIIDKLTHASWDRVFVIYDAIAMGIPLSRIHEITKIDMWFLKQYEQLFTLEKEIATYKVDSLPRELLLEAKQKGFSDRQIAHMMGCLESQVHTLRMDMKINRVFKLVDTCAAEFKAQTPYYYSTFEAEIETPSGERYVHNESVVTDKKKIIVLGSGPNRIGQGIEFDYSCVHGVLAAKECGYETIMINCNPETVSTDFDTADKLYFEPVFWEHIYDIIQHEKPEGVIVQLGGQTALKLAEKLSKYGVKILGTSFDALDLAEDRGRFSDLLTELNIPFPKFGIAETADEASALADTLDFPLLIRPSYVLGGQGMKIVINKQELEEHVINLLKSIPGNKLLLDHYLDGAIEAEADAICDADGNVYIIGIMEHIEPCGVHSGDSNATLPPFNLGEFVMQQIKDHTHKIAVALKTVGLINIQFAIKNDIVYIIEANPRASRTVPFIAKAYGEPYVNYATKVMLGANKVTDFNYNPQLKGYAIKQPVFSFSKFQNVNKALGPEMKSTGESILFIDDLKDDQFYELYSRRKMYLSK; via the coding sequence ATGCCAAAAGACACATCCATTAAATCCGTTTTGATAATAGGTTCAGGTCCTATTGTAATTGGTCAAGCTTGCGAATTTGATTATGCAGGATCGCAATCAGCACGTTCTATTCGTGAAGAAGGAATCGAAGTGATATTAATCAACTCGAATCCAGCTACCATTATGACTGACCCATCGATGGCCGATCATGTTTACTTAAAACCACTGACCACCAAGTCGATTATTGAAATTTTGAAAGCGCATCCTCAAATTGATGCGGTTTTGCCAACCATGGGTGGACAAACGGCTTTGAACTTGTGTTTGGAAGCTGAAGAAAAAGGTATTTGGGAAGACTTTGGAGTACGATTGATTGGTGTTGATGTGAACGCCATTAATATTACCGAAGACAGAGAGCAATTCAAACAGTTGCTTGAAAAAATTGGAATTCCAGCCGCACCTGCCAAAACAGCAACTTCATTCTTGCAAGGAAAAGAAATTGCTCAAGAATTTGGCTTTCCATTGGTAATTCGTCCTTCGTTTACCTTAGGAGGAACAGGAGCTGCTTTTGTGCATAGTAAAGAAGAATTTGACGAAAAGTTAACCTACGGTTTGGAAATGTCACCAATCCACGAGGTGTTGATTGACAAGGCTTTGTTGGGATGGAAAGAATATGAATTAGAATTATTGAGAGATAAAAATGATAATGTCGTGATTATCTGTTCGATCGAAAATATGGACCCAATGGGAATTCATACTGGAGATTCGATCACGGTAGCACCAGCAATGACCTTATCGGATACTACCTTCCAAAAAATGCGTGATATGGCGATTTTGATGATGCGAAGCATCGGAAATTTTGCTGGAGGTTGTAACGTACAATTTGCGGTTTCACCAGACGAAAAAGAAGATATTGTTGCGATTGAAATTAATCCACGTGTATCTCGTTCATCAGCATTAGCATCAAAAGCAACGGGGTATCCAATTGCTAAAATTGCTTCGAAATTAGCTTTGGGCTACAACCTTGACGAATTGCAAAACCAAATTACAAAATCAACTTCGGCTTTATTTGAGCCGACTTTGGATTATGTAATTGTGAAAATACCACGTTGGAACTTCGATAAATTTGAAGGTGCCGATAAGACTTTGGGTCTTCAAATGAAATCAGTAGGTGAGGTGATGGGAATTGGACGTTCTTTCCAAGAAGCTTTACACAAAGCCACACAATCATTGGAAATCAAAAGAAATGGTTTGGGCGCTGACGGAAAAGGATATACGAATTACGAACAAATCATCGATAAACTGACGCATGCAAGTTGGGATCGTGTTTTCGTAATTTATGACGCCATTGCGATGGGAATTCCTTTGAGTCGTATTCATGAGATCACAAAAATAGACATGTGGTTCTTAAAACAATACGAGCAATTATTCACTTTAGAAAAAGAAATTGCTACTTACAAAGTAGATTCTTTACCTAGAGAATTATTGTTAGAGGCCAAACAAAAAGGTTTCTCTGACAGACAAATTGCACACATGATGGGTTGTTTGGAAAGTCAAGTACATACCTTGCGTATGGACATGAAAATCAACCGAGTATTTAAATTAGTAGATACTTGTGCTGCCGAATTTAAAGCACAAACACCATACTATTATTCTACTTTTGAGGCCGAAATTGAAACGCCAAGCGGAGAACGTTATGTTCACAACGAAAGTGTAGTTACCGATAAAAAGAAAATTATTGTTTTAGGGTCAGGCCCAAATAGAATTGGACAAGGAATCGAATTTGATTATTCTTGTGTTCACGGGGTGTTGGCGGCCAAAGAATGTGGTTACGAAACCATCATGATCAACTGTAATCCAGAAACAGTTTCAACTGATTTTGATACGGCTGATAAATTGTATTTCGAACCTGTTTTCTGGGAGCATATTTATGATATTATCCAACACGAAAAACCAGAAGGTGTAATCGTGCAATTAGGAGGTCAAACGGCCTTGAAATTGGCAGAAAAATTATCGAAATATGGAGTAAAAATCTTAGGAACTAGTTTTGATGCTTTGGATTTAGCCGAAGACAGAGGACGTTTCTCTGATTTATTAACCGAGTTGAATATCCCTTTCCCAAAATTTGGAATTGCTGAAACTGCTGACGAGGCTTCTGCTCTTGCCGACACTTTGGATTTCCCATTGTTAATTCGTCCTTCTTATGTATTAGGAGGTCAGGGAATGAAAATTGTGATCAACAAGCAAGAATTAGAAGAACACGTAATCAATTTGTTGAAATCAATTCCAGGCAATAAATTGTTGTTAGATCATTATTTAGATGGTGCTATCGAAGCGGAAGCAGATGCTATTTGCGATGCAGATGGTAATGTATACATCATTGGAATCATGGAGCACATCGAACCTTGCGGAGTTCACTCTGGGGATAGTAATGCGACTTTGCCACCATTTAATTTAGGTGAATTTGTAATGCAACAAATCAAAGATCATACACATAAAATTGCCGTAGCTTTAAAAACTGTTGGTTTGATCAACATTCAGTTTGCTATCAAAAATGATATTGTATACATCATTGAGGCCAATCCAAGAGCGTCTAGAACAGTTCCATTCATTGCTAAGGCGTATGGCGAACCCTATGTAAATTATGCGACTAAAGTAATGTTAGGTGCAAATAAAGTAACCGACTTTAACTACAATCCTCAATTGAAAGGCTATGCGATTAAACAACCGGTTTTCTCTTTCAGTAAATTCCAAAATGTGAATAAAGCATTAGGACCAGAGATGAAATCGACAGGAGAAAGTATCTTGTTTATTGACGATTTGAAAGACGATCAATTTTATGAATTGTACTCTAGAAGAAAAATGTATTTGAGTAAATAA
- a CDS encoding SDR family NAD(P)-dependent oxidoreductase: MKKILIIGGSKGIGNAILQQQLENNTVITISRNAPEITHPSLTHYSLDVLQDTLPEIESLDTLIYCPGSITLKPIGSLSIDDFRNDFEINVIGAVKVIQKYLPVLKKGNQPSILLFSTVAAKLGMPFHASIATAKAGVEGLVKSLGAELASSIRINAIAPTITDTSLAAGILRNDRMKENMIERHPMKGYLQPEEVANMADFLISEKAKSISGQIFEMDYGIVSFKI; encoded by the coding sequence ATGAAAAAAATACTCATCATTGGAGGTAGCAAAGGAATTGGCAATGCCATTTTGCAACAACAGTTAGAAAATAACACCGTAATTACTATTAGCCGTAACGCACCAGAAATTACACATCCAAGTCTTACGCATTATTCGTTAGACGTATTGCAAGATACACTTCCTGAAATTGAAAGTTTAGATACTTTGATATATTGTCCAGGTTCCATTACTTTAAAACCAATTGGAAGTTTGAGTATTGATGATTTTAGAAATGATTTTGAAATCAATGTAATTGGAGCGGTAAAAGTAATTCAGAAATACTTGCCTGTTTTGAAAAAAGGCAACCAACCTTCTATCCTTTTGTTTAGTACGGTTGCGGCTAAATTAGGAATGCCATTTCATGCCAGTATTGCAACTGCCAAAGCTGGTGTAGAAGGTTTGGTAAAATCACTTGGAGCTGAATTAGCCTCGAGCATTCGCATCAACGCCATTGCACCAACCATTACAGATACAAGTTTAGCTGCGGGAATATTGAGAAACGATCGTATGAAAGAAAACATGATCGAACGCCATCCAATGAAAGGTTATTTACAACCCGAAGAAGTAGCAAACATGGCTGACTTTTTGATTTCTGAAAAAGCAAAATCGATATCCGGACAAATATTTGAAATGGATTATGGAATTGTCAGCTTTAAAATTTAA
- a CDS encoding phytoene desaturase family protein produces MNQTKIITIIGSGFSSLAAASYLAQSGHQVTVYEKNATIGGRARQLKSDGFTFDMGPSWYWMPDVFDRFFADFGKKTTDYYELIKLSPAYRVYFGINEFISIADNLPEIIATFESVEKGSGAVLEQFMAEARSNYDIAIKDLVYRPGVSPLELITLETAKKVGQFFSNISRDVRKKFKNEKLIQILEFPVLFLGAKPSDTPSFYSFMNYADFGLGTWHPKTGMFDVIRGMESLATELGVKFVTNAAIEKIIVDNKTAKGIVVNGQTIYSDVVLSGADYHHTETLLEEQHRAYSEKYWDSRVFAPSSLLFYVGFNKKIENISHHALFFDTDFNQHAVDIYDSPRWPAEPLFYANFPSLTDPSTAPEGMESAFFLIPLAPGIEDTEALREEYFYKIMDRFESVTGQEVRKNIIFRRSFCKNDFVQDYNSYKGNAYGMANTLLQTAFLRPKLKSKKVENLFFTGQLTVPGPGVPPALISGKLVSELINKQFSKA; encoded by the coding sequence ATGAATCAAACCAAAATAATAACAATAATAGGTTCTGGATTTTCGTCTTTGGCGGCAGCAAGTTATTTAGCTCAAAGTGGTCATCAAGTAACGGTTTATGAAAAAAATGCTACCATTGGTGGTCGTGCCCGTCAATTAAAAAGTGATGGTTTTACTTTTGATATGGGGCCAAGCTGGTATTGGATGCCGGATGTATTTGATCGTTTTTTTGCTGATTTTGGAAAAAAAACGACAGATTATTATGAGTTGATTAAGTTGTCTCCAGCCTACAGAGTCTATTTTGGGATCAACGAATTCATTTCAATTGCTGATAATTTACCTGAAATTATTGCCACTTTTGAATCAGTTGAAAAGGGTAGTGGTGCTGTTTTGGAACAATTTATGGCCGAGGCGCGATCCAATTATGATATTGCAATTAAAGACCTAGTTTACCGTCCGGGAGTATCTCCTTTGGAATTGATCACTTTGGAAACGGCCAAAAAAGTAGGGCAGTTTTTCAGTAACATCAGTCGTGATGTTCGCAAGAAATTCAAGAATGAAAAGTTAATTCAAATCTTAGAATTCCCAGTTTTGTTTTTAGGGGCTAAACCTTCAGATACGCCTTCTTTTTATAGTTTCATGAATTATGCCGATTTCGGATTGGGTACTTGGCATCCAAAAACAGGTATGTTTGATGTAATTCGTGGCATGGAAAGTTTGGCTACCGAATTAGGAGTGAAATTTGTAACCAATGCGGCTATTGAAAAAATAATCGTTGACAATAAAACCGCCAAAGGAATCGTAGTCAACGGTCAAACCATCTATTCGGATGTGGTATTAAGTGGAGCCGATTACCATCATACAGAAACCTTATTGGAGGAACAACACCGCGCTTATTCTGAAAAATATTGGGATAGTCGAGTATTTGCGCCTTCTTCTTTGTTGTTCTATGTGGGTTTCAATAAAAAAATAGAAAACATTTCGCATCACGCTTTGTTCTTTGACACCGATTTTAATCAGCATGCTGTAGATATTTATGACAGTCCAAGATGGCCGGCAGAGCCTTTATTTTATGCTAATTTCCCTTCTTTAACAGATCCTTCGACTGCTCCTGAAGGAATGGAGTCAGCCTTTTTCTTGATCCCGTTAGCTCCAGGAATTGAAGATACTGAAGCATTGCGTGAAGAATATTTTTATAAAATCATGGATAGATTTGAGTCGGTGACCGGACAAGAAGTTAGAAAAAATATTATCTTTAGACGATCTTTTTGTAAAAATGATTTTGTCCAAGATTATAATTCCTATAAAGGGAATGCCTATGGAATGGCCAATACCTTATTACAAACTGCATTTTTAAGACCCAAATTAAAAAGTAAAAAAGTAGAAAATCTTTTTTTTACAGGTCAATTGACTGTTCCTGGACCAGGTGTGCCTCCCGCCTTAATTTCTGGAAAATTAGTGTCAGAATTAATTAATAAACAATTTTCAAAAGCATAA